One window of the Primulina eburnea isolate SZY01 chromosome 18, ASM2296580v1, whole genome shotgun sequence genome contains the following:
- the LOC140819163 gene encoding uncharacterized protein: MFTGSDMREFVEDYGIKLINSSPHYPQSNGQAEASNKVWIKILQKLMEENLTSKRTATGVSPFSLTFGHDAVLPLEIMVPSMRVAKQNELSLEHYNEAMIMELEELDDLRIQAYNALLLQKQKVARIYIKRVNKKSFHEGEIVWKAIYYQ, translated from the exons ATGTTCACAGGCTCAGATATGAGGGAGTTTGTAGAAGACTATggaattaaattgataaattcATCCCCTCATTACCCACAGTCCAACGGGCAAGCTGAAGCGTCAAATAAAGTGTGGATAAAGATTCTACAAAAGTTGATGGAAGAGAatct AACATCCAAGAGGACTGCCACTGGAGTGAGCCCTTTTTCCCTTACCTTTGGCCATGATGCAGTGCTCCCATTGGAGATTATGGTGCCATCAATGCGAGTGGCAAAGCAAAATGAACTTTCCCTTGAGCATTATAATGAAGCAATGATCATGGAGTTGGAAGAACTAGATGATCTGAGAATCCAAGCGTACAATGCTTTGCTGTTACAGAAACAAAAAGTGGCGAGAATCTACATCAAAAGAGTTAACAAGAAAAGTTTCCATGAAGGAGAAATAGTGTGGAAGGCCATATACTACCAATAG